A single genomic interval of Pelagerythrobacter marensis harbors:
- the kynU gene encoding kynureninase, with amino-acid sequence MLDDARARDAADPLREYRARFALPDGVIYLDGNSLGALPTATAERMAQAIRGEWGEGLIRSWNSAGWIDLPRRVGGKIAPLIGAAPDETIACDSTSVNLFKLIAAALRMRPGRKAILSEPGNFPTDLYMIAGLEAQGLAERRLAPRDRLAEALDGDVALLLLTHVHYKTGEVFDMAALTRAAHAAGALVLWDLSHSAGAVPVDLNGCVPDGEGADFAVGCGYKYLNGGPGAPAFAYAARRHHAALEQPLTGWMGHAAPFAFSDDYAPAPGVERLLAGTPPILGLAALEAGVELIAEIGIERLAAKSRALSEFFRIGLDRLGIELDLVSPTDPMQRGSQLSFRHPEAYAICQALIARGVIGDFRDPDILRFGFAPAYVAFEDVAEAARHLAEVLETGEWQRDEFRERAAVT; translated from the coding sequence ATGCTGGACGACGCCCGCGCGCGCGACGCCGCCGATCCCCTGCGCGAATATCGCGCCCGCTTCGCCCTGCCCGACGGGGTGATCTATCTCGACGGCAACTCGCTCGGCGCGCTGCCGACGGCCACTGCCGAGCGGATGGCGCAAGCGATCCGCGGCGAATGGGGCGAAGGGCTGATCCGCAGCTGGAACAGCGCCGGCTGGATCGACCTTCCCCGGCGCGTCGGCGGCAAGATCGCCCCGCTGATCGGCGCGGCGCCGGACGAAACGATCGCCTGCGACAGCACGTCGGTGAACCTGTTCAAGCTGATCGCCGCCGCGCTCCGTATGCGGCCGGGGCGCAAGGCGATCCTGTCCGAGCCGGGCAATTTCCCGACCGACCTCTACATGATCGCCGGGCTGGAGGCGCAGGGCCTTGCCGAACGCCGCCTCGCCCCGCGCGACCGGCTGGCCGAGGCGCTGGACGGCGACGTCGCGCTGCTCCTGCTGACCCACGTGCACTACAAGACGGGCGAAGTGTTCGACATGGCCGCGCTCACCCGTGCCGCGCACGCGGCCGGGGCGCTGGTCCTGTGGGACCTGTCGCACAGCGCCGGCGCGGTTCCCGTCGACCTGAACGGCTGTGTGCCCGATGGGGAGGGGGCGGATTTCGCGGTCGGCTGCGGCTACAAGTATCTCAACGGCGGCCCCGGCGCGCCCGCCTTCGCCTATGCCGCGCGGCGCCACCACGCGGCGCTGGAGCAGCCGCTGACCGGCTGGATGGGCCACGCCGCGCCTTTCGCCTTCTCCGACGATTATGCGCCGGCGCCGGGCGTGGAGCGCTTGCTCGCCGGCACTCCGCCGATCCTCGGCCTTGCTGCGCTGGAGGCCGGCGTCGAGCTGATCGCGGAGATCGGCATCGAGCGCCTCGCCGCCAAGTCGCGTGCGCTGTCCGAATTCTTCCGCATCGGCCTCGACCGCCTCGGCATCGAACTCGACCTCGTCAGTCCGACCGACCCCATGCAGCGCGGCAGCCAGCTCTCCTTCCGCCACCCGGAAGCCTATGCGATCTGCCAGGCGCTGATCGCCCGCGGCGTCATCGGCGATTTCCGCGACCCCGACATCCTGCGCTTCGGCTTCGCCCCGGCCTACGTCGCGTTCGAGGATGTCGCCGAGGCGGCGCGGCATCTGGCCGAAGTGCTCGAGACCGGCGAATGGCAGCGCGACGAGTTCCGCGAGAGGGCGGCGGTGACGTGA
- the gluQRS gene encoding tRNA glutamyl-Q(34) synthetase GluQRS, with product MVTTRFAPSPNGSLHLGHAFSAVTAHDLAQAAQGRFLLRIEDIDGARSRPELAEEFRADLAWLGLEWREVAPQSARLDSYAAAAARLRAEGLLYPCTCTRAEIAASATRAGPEGPVYPGTCKGRPVRDVAGGEGAPVAWRLDVAAALERTGPLEWVDALAGRQAVDPARLGDVVLVRKNEPASYHLAATLDDAADGVTLVTRGRDLFAATHVHRLLQALLDLPVPTWHHHPLLIEDATGTKLAKRRHSPSLADRRRAGEDGAAIAAALRRQRFPAGISLG from the coding sequence CTGGTCACTACCCGCTTTGCCCCCAGTCCGAACGGTTCGCTCCACCTCGGCCATGCTTTCTCGGCCGTTACCGCGCACGACCTCGCACAGGCGGCGCAGGGGCGGTTCCTGCTGCGGATCGAGGATATCGACGGCGCGCGCAGCCGGCCGGAGCTGGCGGAGGAATTCCGCGCCGATCTCGCCTGGCTCGGCCTCGAATGGCGCGAAGTCGCGCCCCAGTCGGCCCGGCTCGACAGCTATGCCGCGGCGGCCGCGCGGCTGCGGGCGGAGGGGCTGCTCTATCCCTGCACCTGCACCCGGGCGGAAATTGCCGCCAGCGCGACGCGCGCGGGGCCGGAAGGGCCGGTCTATCCCGGAACGTGCAAGGGCCGGCCGGTTCGCGATGTCGCGGGGGGCGAGGGCGCACCGGTCGCCTGGAGGCTGGACGTTGCCGCCGCGCTCGAACGCACCGGGCCGCTCGAATGGGTCGATGCGCTGGCGGGCCGGCAGGCGGTCGACCCGGCGCGGCTGGGCGATGTCGTGCTGGTGCGTAAGAACGAGCCGGCCAGCTATCACCTCGCCGCGACGCTCGACGATGCGGCGGACGGGGTGACGCTGGTCACCCGCGGGCGCGACCTGTTCGCGGCGACCCATGTGCACCGCCTGCTCCAGGCATTGCTCGATCTGCCGGTGCCGACGTGGCACCACCATCCGCTCCTGATCGAAGACGCGACCGGCACCAAGCTCGCCAAGCGGCGCCACTCCCCCTCGCTGGCGGACCGGCGCCGGGCGGGCGAGGACGGCGCGGCGATCGCGGCGGCCTTGCGCCGCCAGCGCTTCCCCGCTGGCATTTCGCTCGGCTAG
- a CDS encoding HNH endonuclease: MFRAELIERAARFRSADEDPTRNLSACPSLVLNADYTPLSYYPLSLWPWQTAIKAIFLDRVDVVATYEREVHSPSLDMKIPSVIALRQYVKQSEFPAFTRFNVFLRDRFTCQYCGCPDHLTFDHVVPRRQGGKTTWENIITACAPCNMKKGGRTPREAHMPAVSPIRPTSWQLQERGKAFPPNYLHETWRDWLYWDIELEE, from the coding sequence ATGTTCAGGGCTGAACTGATCGAGCGCGCGGCGCGGTTCAGGAGCGCCGATGAAGACCCGACACGCAACCTGTCGGCCTGCCCGTCGCTTGTCCTGAACGCCGATTATACGCCGCTGTCCTATTATCCGTTGAGCCTGTGGCCGTGGCAGACCGCGATCAAGGCGATCTTCCTCGACCGGGTGGACGTGGTCGCGACATACGAGCGCGAAGTGCACTCGCCCTCGCTCGACATGAAGATCCCCAGCGTGATCGCGCTGCGGCAATATGTGAAGCAATCCGAATTTCCGGCCTTCACCCGCTTCAACGTGTTCCTGCGCGACCGCTTCACCTGCCAGTATTGCGGCTGCCCCGACCACCTGACGTTCGACCACGTCGTGCCCCGCCGCCAGGGGGGCAAGACGACGTGGGAAAACATCATCACCGCCTGCGCGCCGTGCAACATGAAGAAGGGCGGCCGCACGCCCCGCGAGGCGCATATGCCCGCGGTCAGCCCGATCCGCCCGACCAGCTGGCAATTGCAGGAACGCGGCAAGGCCTTCCCGCCGAACTACCTCCACGAAACCTGGCGCGACTGGCTCTACTGGGACATCGAGCTGGAGGAGTGA
- a CDS encoding DUF4112 domain-containing protein, which produces MNRPRPMAIELPTGTDPQSIRRRIETMEHLLERSFRIPGINYPVGLDSIVGLVPVVGDVIAAAMGAYIVWEARNLGLPKWKLWRMAGNIAFDTAIGAIPLAGDAFDLVFRSNTRNLKIVRKHLDKHHPATRVVEG; this is translated from the coding sequence ATGAACCGGCCCCGCCCGATGGCTATCGAACTGCCCACTGGAACCGATCCCCAATCGATCCGCCGCCGGATCGAGACGATGGAGCATTTGCTGGAGCGCAGTTTCCGCATCCCCGGGATCAACTATCCGGTCGGCCTCGATTCGATCGTCGGGCTGGTTCCGGTCGTCGGCGACGTGATCGCTGCGGCGATGGGCGCCTACATCGTGTGGGAAGCGCGCAATCTGGGGCTGCCCAAGTGGAAGCTGTGGCGCATGGCCGGCAATATCGCCTTCGACACCGCGATCGGCGCCATCCCCCTTGCCGGCGACGCGTTCGACCTCGTGTTCCGGTCCAACACGCGCAACCTGAAGATCGTGCGCAAGCATCTCGACAAGCATCACCCGGCGACGCGCGTGGTCGAGGGGTAG
- a CDS encoding tryptophan 2,3-dioxygenase, producing the protein MARDVTYSSYLDLDRILAAQHPVSGAHDEMLFIIVHQASELWLKLCLHELEAARDCIGEDRLRPAFKMLARVARAQGQLIQSWDVLSTMTPHDYSTVRPHLGNSSGFQSAQYRMMEFLLGGRNPDMVTMHEATPDVAAALRAELDRPSIYAETMRLLARRGFAIPDAVLERDHRLPWEHSADVEAAWAEIYREPSAHWDLYELAEKLVDLEYHFQRWRFGHLKTVERIIGFKKGTGGTPGVPYLEGVLKQAFFPELLSVRTAI; encoded by the coding sequence ATGGCCCGCGACGTCACCTATTCCTCCTATCTCGATCTCGACCGCATCCTGGCGGCGCAGCACCCGGTCTCGGGCGCGCACGACGAGATGCTGTTCATCATCGTCCACCAGGCGAGCGAGCTGTGGCTCAAGCTCTGCCTGCACGAGCTGGAGGCGGCGCGCGACTGCATCGGCGAGGATCGCCTGCGCCCGGCGTTCAAGATGCTCGCCCGGGTGGCCCGCGCGCAGGGGCAGTTGATCCAGAGCTGGGACGTCCTCTCCACGATGACGCCGCACGACTATTCCACCGTGCGTCCGCATCTCGGCAATTCGAGCGGGTTCCAGTCGGCCCAGTACCGGATGATGGAATTCCTCCTCGGCGGGCGCAATCCCGACATGGTGACGATGCACGAGGCGACGCCCGACGTGGCCGCGGCGCTGCGCGCGGAGCTGGACCGGCCCAGCATCTATGCCGAAACGATGCGCCTGCTTGCGCGGCGCGGTTTCGCAATCCCCGACGCGGTGCTGGAGCGCGACCATCGCCTGCCGTGGGAACATTCGGCCGATGTCGAGGCGGCCTGGGCCGAAATCTACCGCGAACCCTCGGCGCACTGGGACCTCTACGAGCTGGCCGAGAAGCTGGTCGACCTCGAATACCATTTCCAGCGCTGGCGCTTCGGCCATCTCAAGACGGTGGAGCGGATCATCGGGTTCAAGAAGGGGACCGGCGGCACGCCGGGCGTGCCCTATCTCGAAGGCGTGCTGAAGCAGGCGTTCTTCCCCGAACTCCTCAGCGTCAGGACGGCGATCTGA